The Onychomys torridus chromosome X, mOncTor1.1, whole genome shotgun sequence genomic interval ACATGAGTGCTtctgttgtattttgttaagaatgtattTGTACAGATATTAGTGTCTTCTTTCAATTTCCTTATCATATGATGTAAtatcaattaagagaatatcaatGGTTATCATATGTATGTTTGAGATACTAGAAGGATGTTCCCCAAGGGACACTGCCAcatattctaaatttataatgcaCTTGTGGTTGTATGGGGGATAGTTACATCATGTTAGGCGTAACTATGACCTGGTTAAATACATATAATGCATTTGTGATTGTATGTGGGATAGTTATATTATGATTAGTTGGTATTGTTTTCATCTGGAAATTATGCATGACATAAGGAGATATAATTGTGCACCAAGTTGACAAGATATAGATtatgatgactattcttggttgtcaagttgactatgtctggaatgaactacaatccagaaatggagggcacagtTGTTATCCAGATCATGACACTGGAaaacacatgcctataatccagatcttgaggctggaaagCACACATTTAATATGGGCCATACCttttgctggaagcctatataaggacatggaagaaggaagatcattcattctttttttttctggcctgcttgccctcaccttgtcagcacatccatcACTTCAcaggcattggagcctacttctttgggattccagcatatataGAAGACCAGCAGAGACACTCAGCCTCATGGttctgagcaactactagattcttggactttccattcatagctaaccattgttggactgcagctTGTAAGCCAtgacaataacacacacacacacacacacacacacacacacacacacacacacatatacattccaTAAATTCTGTggctctggagaaccctgacatCCTCATGCTCACTTCCTCTATGTGTAGGGGAGTTGACTCAAgaaattcagtttcttttctcatgAGACAATATCTGGTTAACAGGGAATGACTAAGACTCTATATACAGTAAAGATTAGTATTACTAGTGAAGAATGAGAGAATCCCTAGTTTCTCAGCCCCTAACTTCAGTCTTCCCACTAAAAGAACTGAGTCTCAAGTCTGCTAGGCATTAGTGTGAACAATGAGGGTACCTTTCACTAAGAAGAGCTGCATTCCTTACAAAGTTATGCCAATATTTCCCATTACCCAGGAGTTGCAGAGCAGATGTGTTTAAagatggtgtttcatcacatatTGATCATTTTAATCTTAGGAATGTGGGGTGTTCTTTAATGAAATTTGCCTCAGCCTATCAGATGCATTGAAGTCAGATCATGCTAATAGAAAGGTGGTCATAAAAAGGACTGCCTACACAGACTATGGCGATCCCATACCTGTCAGGTCTGAGGAACTCAGATCTGTGCTAACATCTCTCAGCACAAGCTGCCTCTCAATTGCTCTTATGGAGCCATCAGGAACCATGGTTAGTGTGTTAATGTCAGTCACAAGCTCTCAGATAGCAGTGCAGAAGATTCTATGGAAGTGTCAGGAGTCAAGATGAGGTACAAATGCTGACTAGGTCTCAAGGTCACAAACCAACTACAGTAGAAGGGATCCTAATGCATGTCATTCCACATACCCCACTGAGGGTCATGGTACCCAAGACCTTGCCAACTGTCAGTGACTTGTATACTTCTCTCTCCCTCATGTTTCTACCAGTTCCTAGAGGGAAGGCCAACTAGAAAGAAAGTTGAGAAGTGAAGCTCTGGGATATATCCTAACAAAAAGATCTGtaagttggtttttcttttcagagccaCAAGTGTTGAGAATTTAGCTGAGTCCATTTACTATTTTGTGGTTTTATTAtgttcctcaatatattgtgcaccctaataaacttatctggagtcagagaacataacagccactagacagacatagaggccagaaaatgatggcacacacatctttaaacctAGTCTTCTGGAGGCATAGaaccgtctggatctctgtgagttcaaggcaacactggaaaccaccaggcatggtgacacacacctttaatctcaggaaatgatgggaggaagaagaaaggtatataagacatgaggaccaggaactagttttgttaagcttttaggagcagttcaactgagatccatttggatgaggacacagaggcttcttgtttcaggaaacaagatcagctaaggtgtggcttattctgtttctttgatctttcagcattgaccccaatacctggctcctgggtttgtttttattaataagaccttttaaaattaccTTTCGGTGCCCAATTCAGTAGatcatgagactcttaatctcagggtagtgggttcgagccccacattgggcaccaaatgtagatgaatttttatatggtctcattaaataaaaaacatggagccaaatataggggtgaaagccttagagataaGGGAAACAGGAATAGACACCAACTAACCTTACCTTACCATGCTACAGCTTCCAAGtatgttacttcctgtctacctgcacctttattgccttgctgttctgccctctccttGGCTCTTAGCTCagatacctcacttccttgtcactgactgtgtgtacagacttccaggtttCTATGTTTTATACTAtgattaaagacatatgtcactactcttggctctgttccctagtatgactTTGAATAcgcagagaccctgcctgccaagtgattggattaagggcctgtactgccactgcctgacttgtgtgtttacttaaaatggcttgctatttcctctgatctccaggcaaactttataaacatacaaataaaatatcatcacatttcagcacaaataaaatttcaccacactatttcttttcctttcaggcCTGTGGCAGCTCATCACCCACACAACAGTTCATACTTCTACCCACTGCCTCCTGTAAGAATCAGCATGAGTTGCTATCAAAAGTATGTATGTCTCCATCTGGAGGGTGACTTTAAGGTTCCAAATGAAATGGAGGACTTCAAGTTTGTATTGGTTCCCATACCTGAAAAACAGGAGGATAGAGAGGAGGgggatacagaagaaaaggaggaagaagaaggagaagaggaaggagaagaagagttagaagaggaagaaaatgaagaggcaggagaagaagataatgaggaagagaaagagaacaaaagggaggaggaagaaatggaagagtgGGAAGAGtatgaagaagaagatgaagaagaggaggagaaagaggaaagtgaagaGGAAACAAGAGAATACTATTACACATCTTCCATaccatttccctttttaaatgtCTCCTTGCCTACTTTGAGTCCTACCTTCTCCACCCCATTCTCCAGCTCTCTTCTCTTTCAGGAAACCGAAGAAGAGAGGTGTGCTTCAGGAATAATGACTCCTCAGAATGCTCAGAGCTCCTTTGCAGCTACATTTCAAAGAAATTTAGATGAAGAAATCAATtacatggaggaagaggagagtccAAGCATTATTCAGTCTTCAAAAGACTCTCAATCTTTGTTGAATAGCCAACTAAAGGGAAAGATGACTGATTTGGTCTATGCTATGATCTTCAAGTATCAAGTGAAAGAATCTATCACACAAGTAGAAATGTTAGAGATTGTCAGCAAAGAATACAAGAAACAATTCCACATGATCTTTATGGATGCTTCTAAGTGCCTGTACATGCTTTTTGGCATTGATATAAAGGAAGACTATGCCATAAGAAACTCCTATACCCTTGTCAATTCACTGAACCTCACCTATGAAGAAAAGCTGAGTGAAGAGCAAAGAATGCCTAGAAATGGCTTCCTGATAGTTATTCTGGTCTTGATATTCATAGAAGGAAATTGTGCTTCTGAAGAAAGTGTCTGGGAATTCCTGAATACAATGGGAGTATATGATGGGGAGGAACACCCCATCTATGGAGAGCCCAGGGCATTTCTGACCAGAGATTTGGTGCAACAAAATTATTTGGCATATCAGCAGGTGCCTAACAGTTATCCTCCATGCTTTGAGTTCTTGTGGGGTCCAAGAGCCCATGCCGAAACAACCAAGATGAAAGTTCTGGAATTTTTGGCAAGGATCAGTGAACGTGacccactttcttttttatttttgtatgaagAGGCTTTAAGAGATGAGGAAAAGAGGGCCTGTGCCAGAAGTATCTGTCCAAATAGAAGTCTAGTCACATTGACTGCAGAACATGCATTTCCAGCTTGTACCCAGAGTGATAGATTTGTTTTTGGATGTATTCACTCTGAGCTTGAAAAGATCAGTCAAAATTCTAAGTAATGGAAGGTGAAAGTTAGCTTGAGTAGAAAATAGTGAAGCACGATATTGCTATATATGCTACTTGGGGGgcttgttatttttcatttgggATAGACTATCAAATCTTATTTCTTGTAGTAAAAAATTTACTAGCTTTGCAATATAAGTTATGAATGACCTTGATCATACATTTCTTGctgtttattatgtttttaaaaaatatagagaaaaatatgtgaggttttatttttagattgATATTCTGTTCTATTCTGTAAAATTAAATGCTGTGCTTCTATATTTGTGTAgcttaaaaaacacaaaacaggaaaatctcaCCAAAGCTTCTGCTCACTGACTCATTCATTTACCAAATATTagtttaatattttatctttggAAGATACTACTTTATTGACACAGGACACATGGATAAGTTAGACACATCCCTGCTCAGAGAATTACCGAATCTAGGGAGAGCTACTGTATCAAGAACAGGGTGAAA includes:
- the LOC118574610 gene encoding melanoma-associated antigen 10-like: MEEWEEYEEEDEEEEEKEESEEETREYYYTSSIPFPFLNVSLPTLSPTFSTPFSSSLLFQETEEERCASGIMTPQNAQSSFAATFQRNLDEEINYMEEEESPSIIQSSKDSQSLLNSQLKGKMTDLVYAMIFKYQVKESITQVEMLEIVSKEYKKQFHMIFMDASKCLYMLFGIDIKEDYAIRNSYTLVNSLNLTYEEKLSEEQRMPRNGFLIVILVLIFIEGNCASEESVWEFLNTMGVYDGEEHPIYGEPRAFLTRDLVQQNYLAYQQVPNSYPPCFEFLWGPRAHAETTKMKVLEFLARISERDPLSFLFLYEEALRDEEKRACARSICPNRSLVTLTAEHAFPACTQSDRFVFGCIHSELEKISQNSK